The proteins below come from a single Beutenbergia cavernae DSM 12333 genomic window:
- a CDS encoding ABC transporter permease, whose product MGYLEFVGRRLLRMVLSLVVISALTFTLLQLAPGSFADIQRANSGSTGMAGAAAQEVAGQFATRYGDDVPAWQQYLVFMKGALTWDLGPSYKYPAQSVESIIAQGFPVSATLAILATLLALAIAIPIGVFAALKQRTAWDTGSMFVLTLGHALPSYLTAVFLVLIFAGALHVLPAAGWSGPQSLILPVVALAIGPLAVLARYVRSSMLDTLSEEYVTAAIAKGGRPGVVIRKHVLRNSLIPLVTVTGPMLAALMTGTVFIETMFRIPGLGLSFTQAASSRDMPLLMGTTLFFAIILMATNLVVDLVYGLLDPRVRAESGRKLRGSRVSRKNAGDAGAGGGEGGRPVVQSLG is encoded by the coding sequence ATGGGTTACCTGGAGTTCGTCGGTCGGCGCCTGCTGCGCATGGTGCTCTCGCTCGTCGTCATCTCGGCGCTGACGTTCACGCTGCTGCAGCTCGCACCGGGCAGCTTCGCGGACATCCAGCGGGCCAACTCCGGCTCGACCGGGATGGCGGGGGCGGCAGCGCAGGAGGTCGCCGGGCAGTTCGCGACGCGGTACGGCGACGACGTCCCCGCCTGGCAGCAGTACCTCGTGTTCATGAAGGGGGCGCTGACCTGGGATCTCGGGCCGTCGTACAAGTACCCGGCCCAGTCGGTGGAGAGCATCATCGCCCAGGGGTTCCCGGTGTCGGCGACGCTCGCGATCCTCGCCACGCTGCTCGCCCTCGCGATCGCCATCCCGATCGGCGTGTTCGCGGCGCTCAAGCAGCGCACGGCGTGGGACACGGGCTCGATGTTCGTGCTGACGCTGGGGCACGCGCTGCCGAGCTACCTCACGGCGGTGTTCCTCGTGCTGATCTTCGCGGGAGCGCTGCACGTGCTCCCGGCGGCGGGGTGGAGCGGGCCGCAGAGCCTGATCCTGCCCGTGGTGGCTCTCGCGATCGGCCCGCTCGCGGTGCTCGCCAGATACGTCCGCTCCTCGATGCTCGACACCCTGAGCGAGGAGTACGTGACGGCGGCCATCGCGAAGGGCGGGCGGCCCGGCGTCGTCATCCGCAAGCACGTGCTGCGCAACTCGCTCATCCCGCTCGTCACGGTGACCGGACCGATGCTCGCCGCGCTCATGACCGGCACGGTGTTCATCGAGACGATGTTCCGGATCCCCGGGCTCGGGCTCTCGTTCACCCAGGCCGCGTCCAGCCGCGACATGCCGCTCCTCATGGGGACGACGCTCTTCTTCGCGATCATCCTCATGGCGACGAACCTCGTGGTCGACCTCGTGTACGGCCTCCTCGACCCGCGCGTGCGCGCAGAAAGTGGGCGAAAGCTCCGTGGCTCTCGTGTCAGCAGGAAGAACGCCGGCGACGCCGGCGCCGGTGGCGGTGAAGGCGGCAGGCCCGTGGTCCAGAGCCTGGGCTAG
- a CDS encoding ABC transporter permease: MAFISLWVVLLLLLVAIFAPLVAPYPPDATDYGQQLAPIGTPGHLLGTDTLGRDILSRLVFGFRTAFLVAFVAEVISVAVALSVGVVAGYRGGRADGVLMAATDVMYAFPTYLFAVLLVTVFGRSFWSVMAAIAIAGWVTQARLVRAQVMTLKKRDFVEAAQGMGAKGPTIATRYILPNALGPLLVTTSFAVPAAITTEAGLSLLGLGIADMPSWGAMINEGVRFATSSPHMIISPAIAFAVTLLAFTWIGDGVRDAFDITSEARA; the protein is encoded by the coding sequence ATGGCCTTCATCAGCCTCTGGGTCGTCCTGCTGCTCTTGCTCGTCGCGATCTTCGCCCCGCTGGTCGCCCCGTACCCCCCGGATGCGACCGACTACGGCCAGCAGCTCGCGCCGATCGGCACCCCGGGCCACCTGCTCGGGACCGACACGCTGGGCCGGGACATCCTGTCCCGGCTGGTGTTCGGCTTCCGGACGGCGTTCCTGGTGGCGTTCGTGGCCGAGGTGATCTCGGTGGCCGTCGCGCTGAGCGTCGGCGTCGTCGCCGGCTACCGCGGCGGCCGGGCGGACGGCGTGCTCATGGCCGCGACCGACGTCATGTACGCCTTCCCGACGTACCTCTTCGCCGTCCTGCTCGTGACGGTCTTCGGCCGCAGCTTCTGGTCGGTGATGGCGGCGATCGCGATCGCCGGATGGGTCACCCAGGCCCGGCTGGTCCGCGCGCAGGTGATGACGCTGAAGAAGCGGGACTTCGTCGAGGCGGCCCAGGGCATGGGCGCGAAGGGGCCGACGATCGCCACCCGCTACATCCTGCCGAACGCGCTCGGCCCGCTGCTCGTGACCACGAGCTTCGCCGTCCCTGCGGCGATCACGACCGAGGCTGGCCTGTCCCTCCTGGGGCTCGGGATCGCCGACATGCCCTCCTGGGGAGCGATGATCAACGAGGGGGTCCGGTTCGCGACGTCGTCGCCGCACATGATCATCTCCCCGGCCATCGCGTTCGCCGTCACGCTGCTCGCGTTCACCTGGATCGGCGACGGCGTCCGCGACGCGTTCGACATCACGTCGGAGGCCCGCGCATGA